TGGGCTCTGGTTGTAGCGCTAAGGATGCCTGCACTCTGGCAATGATGTCGCTTACCTGCTGCTTTAGGCTTTCGGGCTCCAGAATCTGGGCGCAGTCTCCAAACATGAGAAACCAGCGGGCCATGCCCTCGCATTGGTAATCGGTCATGAAGGTCATCTCCACATACTCTTCGGCTACCTCTTCAGAGACAAACCCATAATAGTTGCGGCTGGTCTGGATGTATTTGGCAAACTTTTTCTCTACCCGTAACACCACTTTTACTTTCTCAGAAGGCGATTTGGGCTTTCTATATTCTGATAACGGGCCGTGCTCTTTGCTGAAGGGCCGGTCCGTTAATTTTATCTGGAGCATGCGGTCCGTCCTGAACTGGCGGTAATCTTCGCGCAGATGGCAGTAGCCCATGATGTACCAGAAATTGTTTTCGTGGAACAGGCCCACAGGTTCAATGAGGCGCTCAGTGGCTTCCTCAGCACTGAAGGCCTGGTACTGGAGGGCCACCTGCTTCTTGAGGGCCATGCTGTCAAAGAGCACGTCTAACACATGGGGCGTGTGCTGGTTGAACAGCTGCGTGGTAGAGGAGTCTACCCAAATCTGCGCCTCCAGGGCGGCTACTCTATCTTTGGCGCTGCCCCGCAGCACAGATTTTACCTTGTACATGGCAGACTCAAAATGCGCGCCCAGGGCCTTGTCACTGAACTTCTGCATCAGTTTCTCTGCGGCCACAAAGCTGCCGGCCTCTTCATGCGTGAACATGACGGGCGGCAAGCGGTAGCCGTCCAGCAGGGAGTAGCCCACGCCGGCCTCGCCGGTGACGGGCACGCCCGAGGCTTCCAGGGACCGGATGTCGCGGTACACGGTGCGCAGGCTCACCTGAAACCGGTCTGCCAGTTCCTGGGCCTTTACCGTGCGGCCCGACTGCAAATGCTGCAACATGGCTACTATGCGGTCAAAACGGTTAAGTGATTCGCTGTCCATAGAAATGAGGCGTTGGCTTGTTAAAGCTACCAAAACAAGGGCAATAATGTACGGCAACTAGCTGGTTTTTCAAGGAAGGCTCAAGTTGGCGTTTTTGGCTTGTTTTCCGGGAAATAGGCCAAAAACGCCAACTCGTTTTTAGCCGCTCCGTTCATAAAGCTCTACACCAATGCAACTACAACCATTATGGCCGAAGAAACCACCTTACTCAAAGACTACTCAGACCAGGAAAAAGGAGCGTACCTGGGCGCCCTGGCCACCATTGCCTCGGCAGACGGAAACGTAACCGATGACGAGCTGGAGTTTCTGCGTCTTACCTCAGAAGCCGCCGAACTGCCCGCCAACCTGCAGCAGGAAATAGAATCCATTGCCAAGAACCCTTCCCAGATAAGCCTGCAGAAGTGCCTGGACGTGCTAAAGGGCAGCCAGCTGCGGTTCTCGTTTCTGACAGACGTGATCAGTTTCGCGAAGGCTGACGGAGAATACACCCAGGACGAGCAGAGGCGCATTTCTGAGATTGGCCAGTACCTGGGCATTGACCAGAAGCAGTTCAGCATCCTGGACCAGTTTGTGGACAAGGCCAACCAGGCGCAGCAACAGGGCGAAGACCCTACCTCTCAGTCCTTCCTGAACAAAAGCGGCTTTGGCGACATGTTCAAAAACGCCGGAATCTCGCCGGGCATGGTTACCGGTATGCTGGGCGTTCTGGCGCCCATGGTCATTGCCGGCATGATGAACCGCCGCGGCCGCAGCAGCATGGGTGGCGGTATGATGGGAGGCATGGGCGGCGGCCTTGGCGGACTTTTAGGAGGTCTGCTGGGCGGCGGCATGATGAGCAGAGGCGGCATGTACGGCGGTGGCCGCACGGGAGGCCTTGGTTCTATGGCCTCTATTCTGGGTGGCTTGGCCGGGCGAAGCCGTTACGGCGGTATGGGTTCCGGCGGATTAGGTGGCCTGCTAGGCGGAATCTTAGGCGGCGGCCGCCGTGGCGGGACCGGCTGGTAATTTTCTCTTTGCTCAGCAATCCCCGTTTTTGGGCTGTTTTCACCAAAACAGCCCAAAAACGGGGATTTTTGTTTGTAGCTGATATTTCCTTGCTGACGGATTTTGGTTCTCTTAACTGTCTGCGTATCCTCTCTCTGCGCGGTGGTTGGTGCCCTCACCAACCACTGTCAACTGCCTCTCCAATTGCCATTAGTTCTTATAACAGGCTTGGTGCACGCATTTGGAAGTTCCCTTGGTAAGACCGTCTGTTCCGGTGCGCACTAACTTCCTTTTTCATTTGTTCTGCTAAGCGCTCACGGCCGCGGGGCCCCGTCCTGGCCCTTCGCACTGCTGCTGTTTGTGGGACTTTGTCCCTGCCGCCGCTTCCAGCGGCGCACAAACACCAGAGGCGCTCAGGACCAGGACTGGTTTTGGTTCCAATTCTGCGTCTGCTGGATGGCTGGCTTTATTGATTGCAGGTAAGTGCAGTTCTTGTCGCTGCAGAGTCGTTCGTGCCTGGGCACGGTTACTTTATCTTGTCTTTAGAGTGTATAGGATAGATCAAACTTGCAAAAACAATGCTTGCAGAGTAAACAAAACTACCCAGTAAAGCCATGGAGCCACCCAGTATTTGGAAGGTTAAGACTATAAATACTATGATGATAAGATTAGTCAGAGACTTAAGTAGGGCAACAGAAGTAATTCTATAGGATAGGAATTTGAAGACAATGAAGCTGATGACAAGTGCTGGGAGTGAAAGCAACAACCCAAATAAGATAAGCAATGGGAGGATTTCATATCCGGTATTATAATCTTCGTGGAGCCATCCAACAATTACAAACAGCAAAGGCGCAATGAACACAATGCTTGAGCCCCAAACCAATAGAATATAGCCTCCAGATGTAGTATTATCTCTGTCCCCCATTTTCACATCTCCACATTTTCAAATCTTCAAATCAGTCTTCCTTCTGCATGATGACCGTCTGCGTTGGGAACGCGAACGCAGCGCCGTGCTGCTCTACAATCTCCACAATCTTGTAGTTGATTTCTTCCTTGATGTTCACGTACTCGTCCCAGTCAATGGTGTCAATAAAGTACAGCACCATCACGTCCTTGGAGTGGGCCCCCAGGTTCATGAAACGCACGCGGCCGTCTTGGTTGGTGCGCGGGTAATGGTCAATAAAGTGCTGGATGTCACGGACAATGGATTTTATCTGCGCCGAGGTGGTGTTGTAGGTGAGCATGATGTCAAACTTGACCCGTCTGAACGTGCGCAGCGTGAGGTTGTCCAGGGGCTTGTCAATCATGTGCTTGTTGGGCAGAGTCACGTAGCTTTTCTCCATGGTGCGTATGCGCGTGCTCCGGAAGCCAATCTTCTCAATGGTGCCCTGCACTTCGCCCACTTGCACCAAGTCTCCTACCACAAAAGGGTGGTCCAGGAAAATGGTGAAGGACGCCAGCAGGTTCTCCAGGCTTTCCTTGGCGGCGAAGGCAATGGCCAAACCACCCACGCCCAAACCTGCCACCAGACCTGCCACATTCACCTTAAAGACCGTGCCCAGCATCACAAAGAAGCCGATGATGACCACAATCACCTTAATGAAATCCACGAAGAACGGCACCAGCTGGTCATCCAGCTTAGACTGCGTACGGGCGGCGCGCTTGGAGAAAATCATGCCCACAAAGTCTACCAGGCGCATGACCACCCACGTGAGCGAGAAGATCAGGAAGATGCTGTAAATGCGCTGCAGCACGCGCTTCAGGCCCAGTTCATCTTTGGCGGGCAGTCCCAGTTCTGGCGGATAGTTAAGCCGATCAAACGCAATGTAGAGAAAGACCAGAAACGTGAGCGCCTCTAATGGGACTACCAGCAGCCGCCTGAACTCCTGCATGGTGACCTCAGAGGAGAAGCGTTTCACCATGACTCTGAACAAGATGGAGGTGAGGAGCTTGGATAGAATCTCTTTGAACAGGAAGCCGCAGAGCATAATGCCTATGAACAGGAAATACTGTTCTACCGTGTTGCCCAGATAGACCTGCTCTAGTATGGTCTCAAGTTGTTCCTTCATGTGCTTGAAATTATAACGGTCTGCAACCTTTGGGGCCGCAAACGGGTCATCAGGTAAAAATGGACATTATCTATGAAACGGAAAATTTTATCCCTGCTTATAATAATGCACGGCCTGTTCTTGTTTTCGGGCTGCCAGCACCCAGAGGGCAAAATAGAGTGGCCAGAGGAGAACCTGCAATGGCTCTCTTACGCAGAAACCCAATGCGCCGACCCCTGGGGCTACGGCAATAGCCAGCAGGACAAGGCCCAATACGTAAAAGGCTATCTGGAGAAGCAGGGCATACAAGTGTTCAACATTTCCCTGATCAAAGAAAGCGAGGGCGCCATGTGCCTGGCCTGTACCTGTCCCTCTGGTAGAGTTTTGAGAGTGCAAGTGAAGAAAGAAGACGAAGCCAAGTTACTAGCTTTAGGGTTTAAAATGATTTAGGGACGTGTAATCTCTTTTTTGAAAGATGCACTCTTCCACAGAAAAGCCTCTGCTCTGATAAGGAGCAGAGGCTTTTCCATTACCTGGATCTCCTTTCACTAACTTCCTTTTGTTATGTTGGAAGGACCTCATGGGCGAATTAGACAAGTGCTTGCTACATGTAAATTTCCCGTTTTTGCCCTACTTTCCAGAAAACAGCCCAAAAACGATTTCGCTGCTTCAAGCTTGCGAGAGATTTGGAGGGTGGCAGAGAAGCAAGCCCAACTTGCCGAAACACAGAAGCCGTTTTTAGCCTTATTCTCTGAAAACAGGCTAAAAACGGCTTCTACTATGTAATGAACGTCTATCTAATTCGCCCACAAGGTCCTTTCAGGGTGACAGTGGAGTAAGTTGATGGAAGATTGTCCGTCCGCTTTTCCCTTTCCTATCGTCGGTTTGAAGGCAAAAACAATTGCTAGAGCAACTGGCTCAAGGCAATCTCAAAAGAGGTCTTGGCAATCTCTGTTTTCTCTGGATGACGCGCGTGGGTTTTCTCCAGTGCTTGGCCAATGGTTCTAGAGATATCTGTGAAAATGGCCTCATCTGTAATCTCCACGTCCTGCTCCATCAAGTAAGCAAATACGCGGGCCATGCCGCAGTTGGCAATAAAGTCTGGAATGACAGACACATGCTGGTCGGCGAACTCACCCGTAGGACCGAAGAAGATTTCTGGGTCCTGGAACGGTACGTTGGCCCCAGAGGAAATCACTTCTAAGCCGTGTTGGCGCATGCGTTCCACCTGCTCTTTGGTCACCAATCTAGACGCCGCTGCCGGAATGAAAATCTCAGACTCCAAATCCCAGATGCGGGCGTTGGTGTCTTCAAAAGACAAGAGGTTCTCTGCGTACAAAGTATTGCCTCTGCGGTTTAAGAACAGGTCTTTAATCTCTTCAAACGCGAAGCCTTCTGGATTGATTAAGCCGCCGGCACGGTCAATGATGCCTACAATCTGCACACCTTCACTGGCTAAATAATAAGCCGCCGCCGCGCCTACGTTACCCCATCCCTGAATGATGGCGCGCTTACCCTTCAGCTCACCACCCCAGATTTGATAATAATGACGAACCGCCTCAGCCACGCCATAGCCCGTAATCATGTCGGCTACGTTGTATTTGCGGCTAAGCGAAGGAGAATAGTTGGCGTCTTCAATCACTTTGCTTACGCCTTGGCGCAACTGACCTATCTTGTTGATTTTCTGTGGTTCAGTGGCCTGGAAGTGTCCATTTACTACGCCCTCCTGTGGGTGCCACAGGCCATATTCTTCGGTGATAGGAATTACTTCATGGATCTCGTCCACGTTTAGGTCGCCGCCGGTGCCGTAGTAATTTTTCAATAAGGGGAACACCGCTTTGTACCAACGCTCCAGCACGCCTTTCTTTCTAGGGTCTGCCGGGTCAAAGTTGATGCCCGACTTGGCGCCGCCAATAGCTGGGCCAGAGACGGTGAACTTCACTTCCATGGTTTTGGCCAGAGATTCTACTTCGCGCTTGTCCAGGCCTTTGCGCATGCGGGTTCCGCCGCCAGCCGCGCCACCTCTCAAGGAGTTGATGACCACCCAGCCTTCGGCCTCGGTTTCAGCGTCTTTCCACTCAAAAACAATCTCAGGACGTTTCGTCTCAAATTTGGCCAGTAAGTCTTTCATAGAAATGAAGTGTTGGTTCTTAATGATGGCGCAAAGGTAGGATTTAACGAGCGTTAGTTACTAGAAGAAAAGTAAAAAGCAGAAAAGCGTCTAGAACGAAAGAAGACTTTGTTTCTACGCAAGCCAGTAAAGTCCCCCTCGGAGGGGGTGGGTGGAGGATGATTCATGATTCAGTTCTAAGTCAAAGACTAACTCGATGCGCAGATTCCTTCAATGACTTTCTGCCGTGCACTTCCGTTGGCTGTTCCTGAGAAGGTTCTTTCATCCAGTGCCCTTATGCCGCCTTGTTTCATTATGTCTGCTAAGCGCTCGCGGCCGCGGGGCCCCGTCTTCCTGCCTCGCGCTGTACCAGCTTGCCTCTTCTGCGTAGCAACTTCATTTAGTGGTCAAGTTGCTTATGCCTTGTAGTGGTCGCTGTTCTAACCTGAGGCGGCAACCTGCTTAGGCGCTCGTCAGAAAGACTGGAACAGGTGCGGGTAGCAAAGGCCTTTGCCAAACGCAGATTCCCCCCTTGAGGGGGGCGAAGGGGGGTGTTGACACCTGCAGTTAAAACATCCAGCAATCAACAATCAACAATAAGAAATAGAATCGTTTTTAGCCTCTTTTCTGAGAATCAAGCCAAAAACGAGTTACATCCAGTAAATGGCACCGCCGCAGTTGTCCTGGCTGGCACCGGTTACGCTTTGCAGACAGTTGTTTTCCTGGCGCCAGCGCAACACGCCCAGAAACGCGAAGATGAGGGCCTCTTTGAAATTAACCAGCTCTGGCTCCGGTACTACCACTTCAAACGTTGGTCCTAAGTAGTGTTGAATCTGCTCCACCAGAAAGCTGTTGAACGCTCCGCCGCCCGTCAACAAGAGTTTGCCGTGGGCCTGAGAGGCGTGCTGTTTCACAGACTGGGCAATCTGGTAGCCAATGTGATGACATGCCGTGTGTAGTTTGTCTTGGGTAGATGCTTTGGAGTGGCTTAAGACCTTGAGGCTGTTCTCATCTGCCCATTCCTTACCGATGGACTTTGGATAGGCCGCTGAGAAATAAGCGGCCTCATTCAGTTTCTCAAACAGGTCTTGTTGCAACTGTCCTTGTCTGGCCAGCTCGCCGTTTCGGTCATAGGCAAAGCCTAATTCCTCAGCCAAGTGGTTCAGGAGCATGTTGCAGCAGGAGATGTCAAAGGCCACGCGGCGGTCTGACCCTTCCTGCGAGATATTGGAGATACCGCCTAGGTTCAGGCAGAAGTCATAGCCAGAGAACAGCAGTTTGTCCCCGATGGGCACCAGCGGGGCGCCTTGTCCGCCCAAGGCAATGTCCAGGGTTCTGAAGTCGCAGACCACGGGTAAACCAGCCGCCGCGGCTAGATAAGCGCCGCTCCCCACCTGGAACGTGATGTCCAATTGGGGCTGGTGAAAAATGGTATGGCCGTGCGAAGAGACAAAATCAACCGAAAGTTTATTTGCCTCCACGAAGTTTTTTACTAGCTCACCTAAATAGCGCCCGTAGGCCCTGTCAGTGGCGATTATCTCGGCGGCGCTAGCTTCTGTGAGGGTAGAAAGAAGCTTCAGCCAAACATCTGTATATGGAAGTGTTTCAGTATTAAGGATTTTATATATCCAATTCTTTTCATTATACGTAAATCTGCAATAAGCTAAGTCAACTCCGTCAAGGGAGGTGCCAGACATTATTCCTATAACATGGTAAGTCGCCATGCGTTAAAGTAACATAATGTTCAGGTACCGTCAAAAACTGGAGGGGATTTGGCGGGTTTAAAGGCGTGTAGTAGCGCTAATTGTAGTACTGGTAAGTGTGTCCCTTATGAAAAGTTTATTATCCAGAGTTGAATCTAAGAAGATAGATAAGGCGGCGTCCATGCTGAAGGTGTTGGCGCATCCTAAAAGGTTGGCCATCGTGGATCTTCTGGGTAAGGAAGACAAAATGACCGTGACGGAAATCTATAATTACTTGGATTTGCCTCAGGCCATCGCCTCACAGCATTTGATTACCTTGAAAGACAAGGGAGTTCTTTCTTCCTTTAAGGTGGGCACCAAAATCTATTATTCCCTTTCCATCCCTAAGCTGATTGATGTGATTGACTGCCTGGAGGAATGTTGCGGTGACCTGTAATCTTTCTCCGGCGTAAGTAAATCTGTCAAGTAAGTACCCCCTGGAACCGTTTCCAGTCTGCAGTTGGTGTAGGCTAGAAACGGTTTTATTTTGCCCTTTTGTCAAGGAGACCGTTTTTGGGCTGTTTTCTGGGAAATAGGCCAAAAACGAAAAGCGGGACTCTCTAGAAAGAAAGTCCCGCTTTTTTATGGGTTTGCGTTGGCTTATGAATGTGCCTCGGCGGATTGTTTCTCTAAATCAAACAGGTCAGTTAAGACGTCAATCAGGGTCTCGGCCTCCCCGCGTTTGCAGGCGGCTTTCAATTGAAGCACCGGCAACTTGATGATTTTCTGCATCATGGACTTGGTGATGTCGTCAATGTGCCTGGCTTCTTCGGCAGAAACCTTCTTCATGTAACGGGCCATCTCTTCCTGACGGATAGTCTCTAGGGCGTTCTTCAGTTTCTGGATGGTAGGGGAGACGTTCATCTCTTTGCTCCAGTCCTCAAAAGAAGCAATGGACTCTGTGATAATCTGCTTCACATGCGGTACAGACTCAAGACGGCGTTGCAGGGCCTCAGAAGCTTTGCTCTGGATGGTGTCAATGTTGTACAGCAACACACCCGGCACGCTTTCTACTTCTGGCTCTACACTGCGCGGTACGCTCAGGTCAATAAAGAACTTGTAAGTCAAGACCTCCAGACGGCTTACCATCTCTTTGGTGAAGAACGGCTCATCGCGGGCCACTGAGGAGATGATGACATCAGCCTCTTTCATGGCCTCTACCAGATTCTCAAACGCAACCACTTCCAGACCGCACTCATCAGCTAAGATTTGGGCTTTGGCTTGGGTACGGTTAGAGATTTTTACGTTCTGGAATTCAGAGTCTTTCAAGTGACGGCACACATCGGCGCCAATCTCACCCAGGCCTACGACTAAGATTTTAGGGTTGGCTACCTCGGTGGTCAGGCTTTCTACCAGCTCCAGGGCGGCGTAAGAGGTAGAGGCGGCTCCGTCACGGAACGAGGTCTCTTGTACTACGCGCTTGTTGGTGAAGAAGATGGTGTGCAACAGGCGGTGCAGGAACGGGCCGGCGGCCTCGTTGTCCACGCTCCACTGGTACGCTTGCTTCACTTGGTTAGAAATCTGCATGTCACCTACCACCTGCGCCTCTAGGCCCATGGCCACGTTGAACAAATGCAGAACGGCGTCTGCGTGCTCATTGACAATGGTAAAGTAGTCTAGGTACTGTGAAATATTCTGGATTCCCTTGCTGATGCCCAACAGCTTCACAATCTCTTGGCTGTAGTCAGAATCAGCGGTATAGTATACCTCCGTGCGGTTGCACGTAGAAAGTACAAGGATGTCAGTAGCTTGGATGTATGTTTTGAGCGTTTGCAGGAACTGTCGGCACGACCCCTCATCCAACGCGATCAGCTCCCTTATGTCTAAAGGCGCTTTTTTATGTGAAAGACTGACGGCTCTAAAGTTTTGGAACATACGGCACTTTAAAATAGCACGCAAAATTACAATCGCAATAGTTAAGATGAAACCCTATTCTTTTATTATTTCATCTATTTATAGTCATTCAAAATTAGCGCGGGTAGACGCTTCTTCTGCTATCTTCGTTAAGAGTATGCTTAAATTGCTCTGGGCATAACCCTCTCACAGGACGGGCGTATCTCCTGAAGCGTTGCTTTGTACATGATTCCAACCTCCATTTATTCTAAAAAAGCCCGGATTAAGCTCCTCATCATGACCGTTGCCCTGGTCATTGGCGCTTCTACCGTGATTTATACCAACCTCTTGGTGGCCAAACTCTCTGAGCGCGAACAACAGCTCATTGACTTGTACGCCAAAGGGTTACGCTATATGAACAACGCTGACATTAACAGCGGTAACCTGGTGTTCATACAGGAGGAAATCATTGACGCCAACCGTTCTGTGCCCGTGATTCTTACGGATGAGAACGAAGAACCCATCGCTTATAAGAACCTCACACTGCCCCAAAAGATTTCAAAAAAGCGCGAAAATAACCTTCTGCGCCGTGAAATTGCCAAGATGAAGCTCCAGCACAAACCCATAGTGGTGGAGGAGCCGGGCGTGTTCAAAAACTATATTTTCTACAAGGATTCTGAACTGCTCACCCAGTTGCGCTACTATCCTTATGTGCAGTTGACTGTTATCGCCTGTCTTTCTTTGATTGCCTACTACGCCTTCAGTTATTCGCGCAAGGCAGAGCAGAACCGGGTGTGGGTAGGTCTGGCCAAGGAGACTGCGCACCAGTTGGGCACCCCGCTTTCCTCGCTCATGGCCTGGTATGAGTACATGAAAGGAAGCCCTCGGTTTGACAACGAGCCCATTGTGGAGGAACTGGGCAAGGACGTGCGAAGGCTGGAGATTATCACCGAGCGTTTCTCCAACATCGGGTCTGTGCCTATTTTAAAAGACGAGCCTTTGAAAAAGGTGGTGGAAAACGCCATCGGCTACCTGCGCAACCGCGTGTCCCAGAAGGTGGCCTTTTATATAGAGTCTGAGTTCCCCGAGGAGACCACGGCCAAGGTCAACATCCCGCTGTTTGAGTGGGTAATTGAGAACATCTGCAAGAACGCCGTTGATGCCATGGAGGGCAAAGGCAGTATCACGCTCCGTATCACCAAGAGCAACACCAAGAACGCCATCGCGCTAGACATCCAAGACACGGGCAAAGGCATCCCGAAGACCAAGCAGGAAGAAGTCTTCGTGCCGGGCTTCACGACCAAAAAGCGCGGTTGGGGCTTAGGTTTGGCACTAGCCAGGCGTATTATTGAGAACTACCACCAAGGGAGGCTCTTCGTGAAGAACTCTGAGGTAGGGAAGGGTACTACCTTTAGAATGGTCTTGAACCGGTAGCTCGTTTTTGGGCTGTTATGGTGAAAAGAGGCTAAAAACGGATTAGTGGAAGAGGTTGTGTACCCTTTGATACAAGCCACGGGGCGTGTACCATTTGTAAATTGGGAAGGCACCACCTACTATCACCACTTCATCAATTGGCTTATTTTCTGCTTGTAGTTGTATGATTATTGAAGAACTAATTTGGAGGTTATTCAATAGTCTTTCTTGTTCTTTATACCCAATAAAAGAGAATGTTAAAACAGGTTCTCCACCTAAATTTTTACTTGGTACATCTAAAATGAATCTCCCTTCTCCATTGGTAACAGATGCAATTCTAGTTCCTTTTAAAAGTATGGAAACTCCGGGAAGAGGCTCGTTTGTTTCAGCATCTATAACTTGTCCTTTTAGAACTACTTCGCTGTCCTGTGAAGAAGTAGTCATTGTTGCATTAGGCTGAACTCTGATGGCTGTAAAAACCGGCTGTTGAGAAGAAGGTGTACTACTTTTAGTTTGCGCCTCAACTGTCTTAGTGCTCAACCACGCTGAAAGTCCTAAAGCCACTGCCCGCCACGTCCAGCTATTGTTAGAAGGTGTAGAAGCGATAAGTTCTCTGGCTAATTGCTTCTCAGTAAACCGTCCGCAAGTGTTTCCTTTCTGCTTGCTCAACCAGCGCACTACTTCCGCATCTGTCATGAAGGTGAAGTCCACTACCGTCTTCTGGCAACTGTTGCAGTATCTGCCTTTGTCGTGGCGCGTCATAGCGTTCCAATCCTCATGGCAAGGTTCAGGTACTGTGACGGTAAGCCGGTTTTTAAACATAAAGGTTGTTTTTGGGCTGTTTTCTGGGAATTA
The nucleotide sequence above comes from Nibribacter ruber. Encoded proteins:
- a CDS encoding helix-turn-helix transcriptional regulator, whose amino-acid sequence is MDSESLNRFDRIVAMLQHLQSGRTVKAQELADRFQVSLRTVYRDIRSLEASGVPVTGEAGVGYSLLDGYRLPPVMFTHEEAGSFVAAEKLMQKFSDKALGAHFESAMYKVKSVLRGSAKDRVAALEAQIWVDSSTTQLFNQHTPHVLDVLFDSMALKKQVALQYQAFSAEEATERLIEPVGLFHENNFWYIMGYCHLREDYRQFRTDRMLQIKLTDRPFSKEHGPLSEYRKPKSPSEKVKVVLRVEKKFAKYIQTSRNYYGFVSEEVAEEYVEMTFMTDYQCEGMARWFLMFGDCAQILEPESLKQQVSDIIARVQASLALQPEPIYG
- a CDS encoding TerB family tellurite resistance protein, yielding MAEETTLLKDYSDQEKGAYLGALATIASADGNVTDDELEFLRLTSEAAELPANLQQEIESIAKNPSQISLQKCLDVLKGSQLRFSFLTDVISFAKADGEYTQDEQRRISEIGQYLGIDQKQFSILDQFVDKANQAQQQGEDPTSQSFLNKSGFGDMFKNAGISPGMVTGMLGVLAPMVIAGMMNRRGRSSMGGGMMGGMGGGLGGLLGGLLGGGMMSRGGMYGGGRTGGLGSMASILGGLAGRSRYGGMGSGGLGGLLGGILGGGRRGGTGW
- a CDS encoding mechanosensitive ion channel family protein, whose amino-acid sequence is MKEQLETILEQVYLGNTVEQYFLFIGIMLCGFLFKEILSKLLTSILFRVMVKRFSSEVTMQEFRRLLVVPLEALTFLVFLYIAFDRLNYPPELGLPAKDELGLKRVLQRIYSIFLIFSLTWVVMRLVDFVGMIFSKRAARTQSKLDDQLVPFFVDFIKVIVVIIGFFVMLGTVFKVNVAGLVAGLGVGGLAIAFAAKESLENLLASFTIFLDHPFVVGDLVQVGEVQGTIEKIGFRSTRIRTMEKSYVTLPNKHMIDKPLDNLTLRTFRRVKFDIMLTYNTTSAQIKSIVRDIQHFIDHYPRTNQDGRVRFMNLGAHSKDVMVLYFIDTIDWDEYVNIKEEINYKIVEIVEQHGAAFAFPTQTVIMQKED
- a CDS encoding Glu/Leu/Phe/Val dehydrogenase dimerization domain-containing protein: MKDLLAKFETKRPEIVFEWKDAETEAEGWVVINSLRGGAAGGGTRMRKGLDKREVESLAKTMEVKFTVSGPAIGGAKSGINFDPADPRKKGVLERWYKAVFPLLKNYYGTGGDLNVDEIHEVIPITEEYGLWHPQEGVVNGHFQATEPQKINKIGQLRQGVSKVIEDANYSPSLSRKYNVADMITGYGVAEAVRHYYQIWGGELKGKRAIIQGWGNVGAAAAYYLASEGVQIVGIIDRAGGLINPEGFAFEEIKDLFLNRRGNTLYAENLLSFEDTNARIWDLESEIFIPAAASRLVTKEQVERMRQHGLEVISSGANVPFQDPEIFFGPTGEFADQHVSVIPDFIANCGMARVFAYLMEQDVEITDEAIFTDISRTIGQALEKTHARHPEKTEIAKTSFEIALSQLL
- a CDS encoding anhydro-N-acetylmuramic acid kinase; amino-acid sequence: MATYHVIGIMSGTSLDGVDLAYCRFTYNEKNWIYKILNTETLPYTDVWLKLLSTLTEASAAEIIATDRAYGRYLGELVKNFVEANKLSVDFVSSHGHTIFHQPQLDITFQVGSGAYLAAAAGLPVVCDFRTLDIALGGQGAPLVPIGDKLLFSGYDFCLNLGGISNISQEGSDRRVAFDISCCNMLLNHLAEELGFAYDRNGELARQGQLQQDLFEKLNEAAYFSAAYPKSIGKEWADENSLKVLSHSKASTQDKLHTACHHIGYQIAQSVKQHASQAHGKLLLTGGGAFNSFLVEQIQHYLGPTFEVVVPEPELVNFKEALIFAFLGVLRWRQENNCLQSVTGASQDNCGGAIYWM
- a CDS encoding ArsR/SmtB family transcription factor produces the protein MKSLLSRVESKKIDKAASMLKVLAHPKRLAIVDLLGKEDKMTVTEIYNYLDLPQAIASQHLITLKDKGVLSSFKVGTKIYYSLSIPKLIDVIDCLEECCGDL
- the hemA gene encoding glutamyl-tRNA reductase, which produces MFQNFRAVSLSHKKAPLDIRELIALDEGSCRQFLQTLKTYIQATDILVLSTCNRTEVYYTADSDYSQEIVKLLGISKGIQNISQYLDYFTIVNEHADAVLHLFNVAMGLEAQVVGDMQISNQVKQAYQWSVDNEAAGPFLHRLLHTIFFTNKRVVQETSFRDGAASTSYAALELVESLTTEVANPKILVVGLGEIGADVCRHLKDSEFQNVKISNRTQAKAQILADECGLEVVAFENLVEAMKEADVIISSVARDEPFFTKEMVSRLEVLTYKFFIDLSVPRSVEPEVESVPGVLLYNIDTIQSKASEALQRRLESVPHVKQIITESIASFEDWSKEMNVSPTIQKLKNALETIRQEEMARYMKKVSAEEARHIDDITKSMMQKIIKLPVLQLKAACKRGEAETLIDVLTDLFDLEKQSAEAHS
- a CDS encoding sensor histidine kinase is translated as MIPTSIYSKKARIKLLIMTVALVIGASTVIYTNLLVAKLSEREQQLIDLYAKGLRYMNNADINSGNLVFIQEEIIDANRSVPVILTDENEEPIAYKNLTLPQKISKKRENNLLRREIAKMKLQHKPIVVEEPGVFKNYIFYKDSELLTQLRYYPYVQLTVIACLSLIAYYAFSYSRKAEQNRVWVGLAKETAHQLGTPLSSLMAWYEYMKGSPRFDNEPIVEELGKDVRRLEIITERFSNIGSVPILKDEPLKKVVENAIGYLRNRVSQKVAFYIESEFPEETTAKVNIPLFEWVIENICKNAVDAMEGKGSITLRITKSNTKNAIALDIQDTGKGIPKTKQEEVFVPGFTTKKRGWGLGLALARRIIENYHQGRLFVKNSEVGKGTTFRMVLNR
- a CDS encoding carboxypeptidase-like regulatory domain-containing protein, translating into MFKNRLTVTVPEPCHEDWNAMTRHDKGRYCNSCQKTVVDFTFMTDAEVVRWLSKQKGNTCGRFTEKQLARELIASTPSNNSWTWRAVALGLSAWLSTKTVEAQTKSSTPSSQQPVFTAIRVQPNATMTTSSQDSEVVLKGQVIDAETNEPLPGVSILLKGTRIASVTNGEGRFILDVPSKNLGGEPVLTFSFIGYKEQERLLNNLQISSSIIIQLQAENKPIDEVVIVGGAFPIYKWYTPRGLYQRVHNLFH